The region TTTTTGATGCCGCGCCCATTGTCCGGGAACAGTTGTTCAACGATTTGCGACGTGTCGGGGGCTGGCGGAAACAGGAAACCTGCTGGAGAAGCGATTTCACGGATGATTCGGCGGACAAAGATTTGTTCAGACGCTTGCCGCCAGAGCAGGGCGGACTACTAATGCGCCTTGCCATAGATAGAGGACGCGACATGCAGAGACAGAAGGTTGTGATTGTCGGAGCTGGCTTCGGCGGTATTCAGGTGGCCAAAAGCCTTCGACATCCGAACGTCGAAATCACAATCATCGATCGCCGCAATCATCACCTGTTCCAGCCGCTCCTCTATCAGGTCGCGACCACTCTCCTTGCGACATCGGAAATCGCTTGGCCGATTCGCTCGGTCTTCCGAAATCGGCCGGACATTTCCACGATCCTCGGAGAGGTGGTCGGGGTAGACAAGGACGATCGACACGTTGTCCTCAGAGACGGGCACAAGATTCCCTTCGACACCCTCGTCCTCGCAACCGGCGCACGCCATGCATATTTCGGCCGAGATGAATGGGAGCCGTACGCACCCGGTCTCAAGGCGCTTGAAGATGCGACGACTATCCGCCGGCGGTTGCTGCTCGCCTTCGAACAGGCGGAGCTGGAGAGTGACCCGCAGGCGCGCGAAGCGTTGCTCACCTTCGCCATCATTGGCGGCGGCCCTACCGGTGTCGAGCTGGCGGGGATCATCGCGCAGCTTGCGCATCACACGTTGGTCAAGGAGTTTCGATCAATCGACACCAGGACGAGCCGGATTGTGCTCGTGGAGGCCGGTCCGAGGGTCCTGCCGGCATTCCATCCGGATCTCTCCAGCTATGCCGAGCGCGCCCTTGCGAAAATCGGCGTCACCATCCGAACCGGGACACCGGTAACCTTTTGCGGCGAAGAGGGAATACGGATCGGCGAGAAGTTCGTGCCGACGGCAACCGTTATCTGGGCGGCGGGCGTCCAGGCATCGAAGGCTGGGCAATGGCTGGATTGCCCGACGGATCGCGCGGGCCGCGTCATCGTGGAGCCGGATCTCACGGTAAAGGGGATGCCGAACATCTTTGTGATAGGCGACACCGCGCAGGTCACGGGACCGGACGGAAAACCCGTTCCGGGTATTGCTCCCGCGGCAAAGCAGCAGGGCGGCTATGTCGCCGGGGTCCTTCGGAAGCGGCTGTCGGGGGCAGCGAGCGGGCCTGCGTTCAAATATCGGCACCTCGGCAATCTGGCGACGATCGGCCCGAGTGCTGCCGTCATCGAACTCGGCCGCATCAGGTTGAAGGGTTGGCTCGCCTGGTGGATATGGGGCCTCGCCCACATATACTTCCTGATTGGCACCCGAAGCCGCCTTGCCGTCGCCATGAGTTGGGTCTGGACGGCCGTGACGGGGCTTCATTCGGCACGGCTGATCACGCAAAAGGAGACGCTGAAGGGAGAAGTGTAGCAGAGCTACGTTGATCACCTTCCTGACGATCGGTGGCGATTGCTTCGTTCAACTCGCCTCGATCGCCTATCCTGCCAGGAGGATGCGGTTGCCGAAGACGCGGCCGCAAAGTCGAGAGCGGTTCGCAGCGCGAAGAGCCGCGGCTCCTCACCACCCGGCGCCATTCGACGCCCGCGATCAGGGCTCTTGGAGAAACCCGATCAGGGTCTCATTGAACGCCGAAGATGCCTCGATATTGACGATATGCCGCCCGGGCAGCGACACATGCCGCCCATCCCGCACACGGTTGGCAATCTCCAGCAGATCGGAAGGCGGGCAGACCGGATCGTCGTTCCCGGATATGGCAAGGAGAGGATTGGTGATCCTTTCGACTAGCCCCCGCACATCGGCAGCGGCCAGTGCCGCACAGCAGCCGACATAGCCATCGACCGATGTCGCGACAAATCCCTCAAGCACATTCCCGACTATGACGGGTGCCGTGGCGTTGAAGGCCGGCGTGAACCAGCGCTCGGCGGTGGCGGCGGTCAGTCCTCCGAGGCCGTCCCTGCGCACCGCCTCTATCCGCGAGGTCCAGCTTTCGGCGGTCCCGATCTTCGCCGCCGTCGCGCAAACGACGATCCGGTCGAAGCGATCGGCGGCATGAAGACCGAGCCAAAGACCTGTCAGGCCACCGACCGACAGGCCGCAGAAATGCGCGCGCGCGATGTTGAGGGCATCGAGCAAAGCGAGGACGTCCCCGCCAAGATCCGCCAGGCTATAGGGCGGTGGTGGCGCGGTCGAAAGGCCATGGCCGCGGCGATCGTAGCGCAGCAGTCGATAGTGCGGCGACAGCTGCGCCGCATTCGCATCCCACATGTGCAGATCGGTTCCGAGCGAATTGCACAACACCAGCCAGGGCTTGCCTGCGTCGTCGTCACGGCCCTCGATTTGAAAGTGAAGACGGTGGGTGGGCAGATCAAGGTAGGGCACGCTTGGAAACTTTCATTAAAAAAAGGCAGACAAGCGCGTGCGGGTGCCTATGCCCCACACGCGTTCGAAACGACCGCAGTGCCGGATTTCTCCAGCACTGCGGACACGACCGGCGATCCGGTGCAGGCTTTCGGTCTGAACATAGCCCTGGCTGTATCGGCCATGAGACGTGTGTTCGCGCTGAAAGGACTGCCTCCGCCGGTCGCCGGTCCACTCCATCATGCGGTGAGCAGTCGAACCGGGCTGACGCGCCGTGCGTTGCTGATGGCGAAGACCAGCATTGCCAGGGTGGAAACCGCCGCCGGGATCGCGAAGATCAGGAAATTCTGCTGAAGTGGAAGTTCCCTGGCCAGAAGCACGCCGCCGAGCGTCGGTCCGACGATAGCGCCGATGCGGCCCACGCCAGAGGCCCATCCCAGTCCGGTCGATCGGACGGAAAGGTTGTAGAGCTGTGCCACGCTGGCATAGAGCAGGATCTGCGTGCCGATAGTCGTCGCACCGGCAACGAATACCATCAGGAACAGGATAGCTGCCGGCAGGTTGAGGCCGATCAGGGCGATGGACACGGTGGCGGCCAGGAAGAA is a window of Sinorhizobium sp. BG8 DNA encoding:
- a CDS encoding NAD(P)/FAD-dependent oxidoreductase, with amino-acid sequence MQRQKVVIVGAGFGGIQVAKSLRHPNVEITIIDRRNHHLFQPLLYQVATTLLATSEIAWPIRSVFRNRPDISTILGEVVGVDKDDRHVVLRDGHKIPFDTLVLATGARHAYFGRDEWEPYAPGLKALEDATTIRRRLLLAFEQAELESDPQAREALLTFAIIGGGPTGVELAGIIAQLAHHTLVKEFRSIDTRTSRIVLVEAGPRVLPAFHPDLSSYAERALAKIGVTIRTGTPVTFCGEEGIRIGEKFVPTATVIWAAGVQASKAGQWLDCPTDRAGRVIVEPDLTVKGMPNIFVIGDTAQVTGPDGKPVPGIAPAAKQQGGYVAGVLRKRLSGAASGPAFKYRHLGNLATIGPSAAVIELGRIRLKGWLAWWIWGLAHIYFLIGTRSRLAVAMSWVWTAVTGLHSARLITQKETLKGEV
- the pcaD gene encoding 3-oxoadipate enol-lactonase — protein: MPYLDLPTHRLHFQIEGRDDDAGKPWLVLCNSLGTDLHMWDANAAQLSPHYRLLRYDRRGHGLSTAPPPPYSLADLGGDVLALLDALNIARAHFCGLSVGGLTGLWLGLHAADRFDRIVVCATAAKIGTAESWTSRIEAVRRDGLGGLTAATAERWFTPAFNATAPVIVGNVLEGFVATSVDGYVGCCAALAAADVRGLVERITNPLLAISGNDDPVCPPSDLLEIANRVRDGRHVSLPGRHIVNIEASSAFNETLIGFLQEP